In Panulirus ornatus isolate Po-2019 chromosome 49, ASM3632096v1, whole genome shotgun sequence, the following proteins share a genomic window:
- the LOC139764254 gene encoding uncharacterized protein → MGSGSSTHVTDVESYQDQQEDDVDAVATPLRPAYAPTSQTTAAAPWVAPSQRADLPRPPPYPAGAPRPRGPTHTPWAPPQPPAGSSLPFQPTPPRACTHVGYYPVAGTGVGALPRGEGTGSHPTTVPPPPRPPQHTPVPTHAQAPAPGAAQHRPRPQVRAARLPPVPGLRQTPGESHDGIGRGSPGDSGHQVPPVPSVWGVTPPVYHLL, encoded by the exons ATGGGTTCGGGGAGCAGTACCCATGTTACG GACGTGGAGTCCTACCAGGACCAGCAGGAGGACGACGTCGACGCCGTGGCCACGCCCCTGCGTCCTGCCTACGCCCCGACGTCCCAGACGACCGCGGCCGCCCCGTGGGTCGCCCCGTCGCAGCGGGCCGACCTGCCACGCCCGCCGCCTTACCCTGCAGGAGCACCGCGCCCCAGGGGTCCGACACACACGCCCTGGGCGCCCCCGCAGCCTCCCGCCGGTTCCTCCCTGCCCTTCCAGCCCACGCCTCCTAGGGCCTGCACCCACGTTGGATACTACCCCGTGGCTGGGACTGGGGTAGGTGCTCTCCCGCGTGGTGAGGGCACTGGAAGCCACCCCACcaccgtacctcctcctccccgaccacCCCAACATACCCCCGTCCCCACCCACGCTCAAGCACCCGCCCCCGGCGCCGCCCAACACCGCCCACGCCCGCAGGTGCGAGCGGCGCGGCTTCCCCCAGTACCCGGGTTACGGCAAACCCCGGGCGAGTCCCACGATGGGATCGGGCGGGGTTCCCCTGGGGACTCAGGTCACCAGGTCCCACCAGTCCCCTCCGTTTGGGGAGTGACTCCGCCTGTATACCACCTGTTATGA